In uncultured Methanobrevibacter sp., the genomic window AAAAATTGATTTAATCCAATCCCAAATCCAGAAAATGGAAGAGTTCAAAAAAGGATTGCTTCAGCAAATGTTTATTTGAATTCCATTTTGGGTTTTGTATTTAAAATTTTAAAAATAGTAAAATTAAGACTTTAAAGTCTTAATCCTATTTTTTAGCTTAAATATTTTCTATGTGAGTTTTTCACATTATTTTGATTTACCATTGCGTAGTGCATGGTTGTATCTATTTGCACATGTCCTAGTAGTTTTTGTACTTGTTCTATTGGCATTCCTTTGTCAATTGCATTTGTTGCCATGGTTCTTCTGAATTTATGAGGATGTACTCTTTTGATGTTTGCTTGTTTTCCTAGTTCACGTATTCTTCTTTCAACTCCATTTATTCCTAGGCGATTGTGTGGTTTTTTAAAAGAAACAAAAAGAGCTGGATTGTTGTCATCACGTGTTTCTATGTAATTCATTAAGTGTATTTTTGTTTTTGCATCAAAATAGACTGTTCGTTCACTGTCTCCTTTTCCTAAAACAACACATTCTCGTTCATTAAAGAAAACATCATCAATATTTAAGTTTACAAGTTCTCCTACACGGATTCCTGTGGAATTTAGAAGTTCAACCATTGCTAGGTCTCTGATGTTGCTACAAGTATCTCTTAATATTTCGAAGTTTTCATCAGTTAACACTTCTTTCACGGTTTTTCTTGTTTTTATTTTATGAATACGTCGTACTGGATTTTTAACTATGTAATCTTCATCTTCTAACCAGCTAAAAAAGCTAGATAATACTCTTCTTATATTATCTATGGTTATTTTAGATGCACTGGTTTCTTTTTTGTAGTTTGCAAGGTATGTTCTTAGATCATCGGTTGTGATGTGTTCTATCTTTTTTTTAATTTTATCTAACATTTTTGTTATTGTTGTTCTGTAATATGTTACGGTTCTTTCTGAACAGCCTTCTACTTGTTTTGCTGATAGAAAATTTGTGAGTAGGTCCTGGTTTTTCTTAGATTCCATTGATGTTAATATTTTATCTTTTTTTATTACATCAAAATGTTCTAGATTTTGTTTTAGAATATTTTCCAACTTTTGAATTTGGTTTTTATCTAAAAATGGTTTCATATCTGTTTGAATATTGTTTATAATTTTGGTTTTCATTAAAACACCATATTTTAGATATGTTATTTATTTTGTAATAATAAAATTTCATGAGTTTCACCTTTTAAATGGCTTTTATGATAGTAATATGATATTTTTAAGTTTAAAAAGACTTTTTGAAATTTTATATATGATTTTATACAAATATTATAAGGTAA contains:
- the xerA gene encoding site-specific tyrosine recombinase/integron integrase gives rise to the protein MKTKIINNIQTDMKPFLDKNQIQKLENILKQNLEHFDVIKKDKILTSMESKKNQDLLTNFLSAKQVEGCSERTVTYYRTTITKMLDKIKKKIEHITTDDLRTYLANYKKETSASKITIDNIRRVLSSFFSWLEDEDYIVKNPVRRIHKIKTRKTVKEVLTDENFEILRDTCSNIRDLAMVELLNSTGIRVGELVNLNIDDVFFNERECVVLGKGDSERTVYFDAKTKIHLMNYIETRDDNNPALFVSFKKPHNRLGINGVERRIRELGKQANIKRVHPHKFRRTMATNAIDKGMPIEQVQKLLGHVQIDTTMHYAMVNQNNVKNSHRKYLS